In Syntrophomonadaceae bacterium, one genomic interval encodes:
- a CDS encoding bifunctional phosphoribosyl-AMP cyclohydrolase/phosphoribosyl-ATP diphosphatase HisIE yields MVFQELTESFQFNSDGLMPAIIQDAGTGQVLMLAYMNKESLHKSLATGETWFFSRSRQELWHKGATSGHVQKIKQIFFDCDQDALLIHVEQSGVACHEGEFSCFHHLISIDGEQASIKDRQVTEHNLAIQLNLLRQVIEKRKIERPEGSYTSYLFNAGQDKILKKLAEEAAEVVIASKNLSREEVTYEMADLWYHCLVLMAYHGISLQDLAQELKGRAT; encoded by the coding sequence ATGGTATTCCAGGAATTAACTGAATCCTTTCAATTCAATTCTGATGGCCTGATGCCGGCGATTATCCAGGATGCAGGAACCGGCCAGGTTTTGATGCTGGCCTATATGAATAAAGAATCCCTGCATAAATCCTTAGCAACAGGGGAGACCTGGTTTTTCAGCCGCAGCCGCCAGGAATTGTGGCATAAAGGAGCGACCTCCGGGCATGTGCAAAAAATCAAGCAAATCTTTTTTGACTGTGACCAGGATGCCTTGCTGATCCATGTGGAGCAATCGGGCGTAGCATGTCATGAGGGAGAATTCAGTTGCTTTCATCATTTAATCTCTATTGACGGGGAACAGGCGTCGATCAAGGACAGGCAGGTTACTGAGCATAACCTGGCCATTCAACTGAATCTGTTACGGCAGGTGATTGAAAAGCGGAAAATAGAGCGGCCGGAAGGTTCCTACACCTCTTACCTGTTTAATGCGGGCCAGGATAAAATCTTAAAGAAGCTGGCAGAGGAAGCGGCGGAAGTAGTGATTGCCTCCAAGAATCTGAGCCGGGAAGAAGTTACCTATGAAATGGCAGATTTGTGGTACCATTGTTTGGTGCTCATGGCTTACCACGGTATCAGCTTGCAGGATCTAGCCCAAGAGCTGAAAGGAAGGGCAACGTAA
- the hisF gene encoding imidazole glycerol phosphate synthase subunit HisF, which produces MLAKRIIPCLDVNAGRVVKGTNFVNLRDAGDPVELAAAYDKMGADELVFLDITASAEARDIMAEIVAKTAEQVFIPFTVGGGLRSLTDIRRMLQAGADKISLNTAGVKNPELIREAAEKFGSQCVVVAIDARQVKLGNWEVYVNGGRTPTGLDVLVWARQAEELGAGEILLTSMDRDGTKDGYDLALTRAVSQAVNIPVIASGGAGSLEHLYEGLTAGEADAVLAASIFHYGEYSIGEAKAYLAAKGVVVRHADKDGIPGIN; this is translated from the coding sequence ATGCTGGCAAAAAGAATCATTCCCTGTCTGGATGTCAATGCCGGACGGGTTGTGAAGGGAACAAATTTTGTTAACCTGAGAGATGCCGGGGATCCGGTAGAATTGGCGGCTGCCTACGATAAAATGGGAGCAGATGAGCTGGTGTTTCTGGATATTACCGCCTCGGCGGAGGCCAGGGATATTATGGCGGAAATAGTGGCGAAAACAGCCGAACAGGTTTTTATTCCTTTTACCGTTGGCGGGGGTTTGCGATCTTTGACAGATATTCGCCGGATGTTGCAGGCTGGCGCTGACAAAATATCTCTCAACACAGCGGGCGTAAAAAACCCGGAACTGATCAGGGAGGCAGCAGAGAAGTTCGGCAGCCAATGCGTGGTGGTAGCCATTGATGCCAGGCAGGTAAAACTGGGGAATTGGGAAGTATATGTAAACGGCGGGCGGACTCCAACCGGCCTCGATGTCCTTGTTTGGGCCCGTCAGGCAGAGGAATTGGGAGCCGGGGAAATCCTCCTCACCAGCATGGATCGGGACGGTACGAAAGATGGCTACGATCTTGCCCTGACCAGGGCGGTAAGCCAGGCAGTCAATATTCCGGTAATTGCCTCCGGCGGCGCAGGCAGCCTGGAGCACCTTTATGAAGGCTTAACGGCTGGGGAAGCAGACGCTGTGCTGGCAGCATCAATCTTTCATTATGGAGAATATTCGATTGGCGAGGCCAAAGCCTATTTGGCGGCAAAAGGAGTCGTGGTGCGCCATGCAGATAAAGATGGTATTCCAGGAATTAACTGA
- the hisA gene encoding 1-(5-phosphoribosyl)-5-[(5-phosphoribosylamino)methylideneamino]imidazole-4-carboxamide isomerase, which translates to MMIIPAIDLRDAKCVRLYQGKLEEETVFSDDPVAVANRWAELGAPFLHVVDLDGAFCGYPRNSDIVREIARSVNIPVQVGGGIRTMETVAQVLATGVSRVILGTAAISQQSMVKEACREFGSRILAGIDSRDGQVAVEGWAATVDRTALDLARQLADLGVERIIYTDIRRDGTMAGPNLEATRELAQASGLKIIASGGMASLEDVEKIARLEQYGVEGVILGKALYTGAISLPEALALAGGREVS; encoded by the coding sequence ATGATGATCATACCGGCCATAGACCTCCGGGATGCCAAGTGTGTCCGCTTATACCAGGGAAAGCTGGAGGAAGAAACGGTGTTTTCCGATGATCCGGTAGCCGTAGCTAATCGCTGGGCAGAGCTGGGAGCCCCATTTTTGCATGTCGTTGACTTGGACGGGGCTTTTTGCGGCTATCCCCGAAACTCGGATATTGTGCGGGAAATAGCCCGGAGTGTCAATATTCCGGTTCAGGTGGGGGGGGGCATCCGGACGATGGAAACCGTGGCTCAGGTTTTGGCAACGGGTGTTAGCAGAGTAATCCTTGGTACGGCAGCCATATCCCAGCAGTCAATGGTTAAGGAAGCCTGCCGGGAATTCGGTTCTCGCATCCTGGCGGGAATTGACAGCCGGGATGGCCAGGTGGCGGTGGAGGGTTGGGCCGCTACAGTCGACCGGACTGCGCTTGACCTGGCCCGGCAGTTGGCTGATCTGGGTGTGGAAAGGATTATTTATACGGATATCCGGCGCGACGGAACCATGGCCGGTCCGAATTTGGAAGCGACAAGAGAATTGGCCCAGGCTTCCGGGTTAAAAATAATTGCTTCCGGTGGGATGGCATCGCTGGAGGATGTGGAGAAAATTGCTCGATTGGAGCAGTATGGGGTGGAAGGAGTTATCCTCGGCAAGGCATTGTATACTGGAGCGATCAGCCTGCCGGAGGCCCTGGCATTAGCGGGAGGCAGAGAGGTGAGCTGA